The proteins below come from a single Aegilops tauschii subsp. strangulata cultivar AL8/78 chromosome 6, Aet v6.0, whole genome shotgun sequence genomic window:
- the LOC141026110 gene encoding uncharacterized protein gives MAFEKDYAARADGNTEIFVKYTNMASCVEYCIGRFKYWLRNHDQKIVALDVEFTWPRGPTQKASVVQLCVGIYVLVYHISVADEHCGLLAAFLLDEEYTFVGVDINNDEKKLKRVGLVVRNFVDIQNMWRVPDPVTIKPKYGLADYAGSIIHHSYYKMKDAITEHDHHIWAEAPLPLKNIYYASRDAYATYDVYRRLVNFQMGFKSLRQHLAKPSRRSRKYGRKNESN, from the coding sequence ATGGCGTTCGAGAAAGATTATGCTGCTAGGGCAGATGGAAATACCGAAATTTTTGTGAAGTACACGAACATGGCTAGCTGTGTTGAGTACTGCATTGGCAGATTCAAATACTGGCTGCGGAACCACGACCAGAAGATAGTTGCACTAGATGTGGAGTTCACCTGGCCTCGTGGTCCGACACAGAAGGCTTCCGTGGTCCAGTTATGCGTTGGCATCTACGTCCTCGTGTACCACATAAGCGTTGCTGATGAGCACTGCGGCCTGCTTGCCGCCTTCCTGCTCGACGAGGAGTACACCTTTGTTGGGGTGGACATCAACAATGACGAGAAAAAACTCAAGCGTGTTGGTCTGGTGGTACGAAACTTTGTGGATATCCAGAATATGTGGAGAGTTCCTGATCCAGTGACAATTAAGCCAAAGTATGGCTTGGCTGACTACGCTGGTTCCATCATCCACCACAGCTACTACAAGATGAAGGATGCTATCACAGAACATGACCACCATATATGGGCAGAAGCGCCCTTGCCCTTGAAGAACATCTATTATGCTTCTAGGGACGCGTATGCCACCTATGATGTATACAGGCGACTAGTGAACTTCCAAATGGGGTTCAAGAGTCTGCGCCAGCATCTCGCCAAACCATCTAGGCGGTCAAGGAAGTACGGAAGGAAGAATGAATCAAACTAA